In Alphaproteobacteria bacterium US3C007, one genomic interval encodes:
- the chlG gene encoding chlorophyll synthase ChlG — MTVAQDLQLAKKPHPLAALELIKPITWFPPMWAFGCGVISSGMPLLQNIWLILLGIVLSGPIVCGMSQAANDWCDRHVDAINEPYRPIPSGRIPGAWGLWIALAMSALSLFVGWCLGIWGFAATILGVLAAWAYSAEPIRLKKSGWWGPGLVGLCYEGLPWFTGAAVMSTALPDPKIILVATLYALGAHGIMTLNDFKALEGDRQTGLRSLPVTLGPKRAAHIACWIMLVPQLAVVILLMLWAVPNAYPAAITALILGQLWAMRVMLRDPKAKAPWYNGTGVMMYVSGMLITAFALRFLGGAL, encoded by the coding sequence ATGACTGTTGCGCAAGATTTACAGCTGGCGAAAAAACCACATCCGCTGGCGGCTCTGGAATTGATCAAACCCATCACATGGTTTCCGCCTATGTGGGCCTTTGGCTGCGGCGTGATCTCTTCGGGAATGCCGCTTCTACAGAATATATGGCTTATCCTGTTGGGAATCGTTTTATCCGGACCAATTGTCTGCGGGATGAGCCAAGCTGCCAATGATTGGTGCGACCGGCATGTCGATGCGATCAATGAACCCTATCGCCCGATCCCCTCAGGGCGGATTCCCGGCGCATGGGGCTTGTGGATTGCACTGGCAATGTCAGCGCTTTCGCTCTTCGTTGGCTGGTGTTTGGGAATCTGGGGCTTTGCCGCCACAATTCTTGGTGTTTTGGCGGCTTGGGCTTATTCCGCCGAACCAATCCGCCTTAAAAAATCGGGCTGGTGGGGGCCGGGCCTGGTTGGCCTGTGCTATGAGGGCCTGCCTTGGTTCACCGGGGCTGCGGTGATGTCAACCGCGCTGCCAGATCCAAAAATCATTCTTGTGGCCACGCTTTATGCGTTGGGCGCGCATGGCATTATGACCTTGAACGATTTCAAAGCGCTTGAGGGCGATCGTCAAACCGGTTTACGTTCTTTGCCCGTTACGCTGGGGCCAAAGCGCGCAGCGCATATCGCCTGTTGGATCATGTTAGTTCCGCAGCTAGCGGTGGTGATTCTGCTGATGCTTTGGGCGGTGCCTAATGCCTATCCGGCGGCGATCACAGCCTTAATCTTGGGCCAGCTTTGGGCGATGCGGGTGATGCTGCGCGATCCTAAAGCAAAAGCGCCTTGGTATAATGGCACCGGAGTGATGATGTATGTCAGCGGCATGTTAATCACCGCTTTTGCGCTGCGCTTCCTTGGGGGGGCCTTGTAA
- a CDS encoding BCD family MFS transporter codes for MLSWISILRLGLVQMCLGAIVVLMTSTLNRLMVVELALPALLPGFLVALHYGIQITRPNWGFRSDKGGQRSSWIIGGMVILAFGGLAAAAAIPLLEQNFGWGLFLSVIAYSAIGLGVGASGTSLLALLATATAPRRRAAAATITWLMMIAGIAITAGVAGSLLDPYSHLLLLKIVATVSAGAVLLTLIGIWGIERGLTRQAEASHTPFLEGLKEVWAEDKARKFTVFVFLSMTAYFMQELILEPYAGLVFGFSPGQSTSLSGAQNGGVFLGMLCVGLACTGLTLGSLRSWVIGGCLGSALSLSAIAALGLEGSAAQLTAAVIALGVFNGMFAVAAIGSMMSLAGAGRGAREGTRMGLWGAAQAIAAGFGGLFGAAAADAMRLWMASPASAFGSVFLFEAALFVLAAAMAAKTIEHKPIAQNLVPGE; via the coding sequence ATGCTTAGTTGGATATCGATCTTACGATTGGGATTGGTGCAAATGTGCCTTGGAGCGATCGTGGTGCTGATGACCTCGACCTTGAACCGATTAATGGTGGTTGAACTGGCGTTGCCGGCGCTTTTACCAGGTTTTTTGGTTGCGCTGCATTATGGCATTCAAATCACCCGGCCAAATTGGGGATTTCGTTCAGATAAGGGCGGCCAGCGCAGCAGTTGGATTATTGGCGGGATGGTGATTTTGGCTTTCGGAGGGCTTGCGGCAGCGGCCGCCATACCTCTGCTCGAGCAAAATTTTGGATGGGGCTTGTTTCTATCCGTGATCGCCTACAGCGCTATCGGATTAGGTGTTGGCGCGTCTGGAACCTCGTTATTGGCTTTATTGGCAACAGCCACAGCACCGCGCCGCCGCGCCGCCGCCGCCACAATCACATGGCTGATGATGATCGCCGGTATTGCAATCACAGCCGGCGTTGCCGGCAGCCTGTTAGACCCATATTCCCATTTACTTTTGCTCAAAATCGTTGCAACCGTCAGCGCCGGCGCGGTTCTTTTAACCCTAATCGGGATTTGGGGCATCGAGCGCGGATTAACCCGCCAGGCCGAAGCTTCTCACACACCATTTTTAGAAGGGCTAAAGGAAGTTTGGGCCGAAGATAAAGCCCGAAAGTTCACGGTTTTTGTGTTCTTATCAATGACCGCCTATTTCATGCAGGAGTTGATTCTTGAACCCTATGCTGGGCTGGTATTCGGCTTTAGCCCAGGCCAATCTACCAGCTTATCAGGGGCCCAGAATGGGGGCGTCTTCTTGGGCATGCTCTGCGTTGGACTGGCCTGTACGGGTTTGACGCTTGGCAGTCTGCGCAGCTGGGTGATCGGCGGTTGCCTCGGATCAGCGTTAAGCTTAAGCGCGATCGCAGCGCTTGGACTTGAGGGCAGTGCCGCGCAATTGACCGCGGCGGTTATCGCGCTTGGCGTCTTCAACGGTATGTTTGCTGTTGCGGCAATCGGCTCGATGATGTCGCTTGCCGGCGCAGGGCGCGGGGCGCGCGAAGGCACGCGGATGGGGCTTTGGGGCGCCGCGCAAGCCATCGCCGCAGGATTTGGCGGGCTGTTTGGCGCCGCAGCAGCAGATGCGATGCGGTTATGGATGGCCTCACCCGCCAGCGCATTTGGCAGCGTGTTTCTATTTGAGGCCGCGCTGTTCGTTCTGGCTGCGGCTATGGCGGCAAAAACCATCGAACACAAACCAATCGCACAGAATTTAGTACCGGGAGAATAA
- a CDS encoding geranylgeranyl diphosphate reductase produces the protein MFDVVVIGGGPSGATAAEDLARSGRKVALLDRAGRIKPCGGAVPPRLISDFRIPDSQIVAKITTARMVSPTQRSVDIPIENGYVGMVDREFFDEFLRKRAAKAGAQRLTGVFQKIIRDGEKTQVQYRDRDTGAETLLETKLVIGADGARSSVARAEVPDGEKIPYVIAYHEIIEAPKPNATYDPMRCDVIYDGDISPDFYGWVFPHGGSASVGMGTGLDGFDLKDATAKLRRAAGLEACKTIRKEGAPIPLKPLDRWDNGRDVVLAGDAAGVVAPSSGEGIYYAMVGGQVAATAASAFLKTGRVKDLKLARSLFMREHKTVFRVLASMQNAYYRSDERRERFVSLCHDVDVQKLTFEAYMNKKLVQARPLAHVKIGLKNLAHLTGLVGANRI, from the coding sequence ATGTTTGACGTCGTGGTAATTGGAGGCGGACCTTCGGGTGCAACAGCCGCAGAGGATTTAGCGCGCAGCGGCCGAAAGGTTGCCCTGCTAGATCGCGCGGGCCGGATCAAGCCCTGTGGCGGCGCTGTACCCCCGCGCCTGATCAGTGATTTTCGCATTCCTGACTCGCAAATCGTGGCTAAAATCACCACCGCACGGATGGTGTCACCCACGCAAAGATCCGTCGATATTCCGATAGAAAACGGCTATGTTGGTATGGTAGACCGCGAGTTTTTTGATGAATTTCTTCGAAAACGTGCGGCAAAGGCGGGCGCGCAGCGTCTGACCGGCGTCTTTCAAAAAATCATCCGCGATGGCGAGAAAACCCAAGTTCAATATCGTGATCGCGACACTGGCGCCGAAACGCTTTTAGAAACAAAACTGGTTATTGGCGCGGATGGCGCACGCTCTTCGGTGGCCCGCGCAGAAGTGCCCGATGGCGAAAAAATTCCTTATGTCATTGCCTATCACGAAATTATCGAAGCCCCCAAACCCAACGCCACCTATGACCCTATGCGCTGCGATGTGATTTATGATGGCGATATATCACCCGATTTTTACGGCTGGGTGTTTCCCCATGGCGGCTCTGCCAGCGTCGGGATGGGCACCGGGCTTGACGGGTTTGATCTGAAAGATGCCACCGCTAAATTGCGCCGGGCTGCCGGTTTAGAAGCCTGCAAAACGATTCGAAAAGAAGGGGCGCCCATTCCGTTAAAGCCACTTGATCGATGGGATAATGGCCGCGATGTGGTGCTGGCAGGTGACGCCGCCGGAGTTGTGGCGCCCAGTTCTGGAGAAGGGATTTATTATGCCATGGTCGGGGGGCAAGTGGCCGCCACCGCCGCCAGCGCCTTTTTGAAAACCGGGCGTGTAAAGGATTTAAAACTGGCCCGCTCTTTGTTCATGCGCGAACATAAAACGGTGTTTCGCGTATTGGCCTCAATGCAAAACGCCTATTATCGCTCAGATGAACGGCGCGAAAGATTCGTATCGCTTTGCCATGATGTTGATGTTCAAAAACTGACATTTGAAGCCTATATGAATAAGAAGCTTGTGCAGGCGCGCCCGCTGGCACATGTGAAAATAGGCCTAAAAAACCTTGCCCATTTAACCGGGCTTGTAGGAGCAAATCGCATATGA
- the idi gene encoding isopentenyl-diphosphate Delta-isomerase, whose translation MSLMIPAWVNGVLTPVEKLEAHEKGLKHKAISVFMICNGKILIQRRALEKYHTPGLWANTCCTHPLWNEAPEDCAMRRMKEELAIENIQLIYRDRIEYRADVGNGLIEHEVVDLFITHVDAPPPMAANPDEVMDLRWVEYHDLLAEVQRWPSRFTPWLRIYLDQHSDRIFSPDMVRAMA comes from the coding sequence ATGAGCTTAATGATCCCGGCCTGGGTAAACGGCGTATTAACCCCCGTGGAAAAGCTAGAAGCCCATGAAAAAGGGCTTAAACACAAAGCGATTTCGGTATTTATGATCTGCAACGGCAAGATCCTTATCCAAAGGCGGGCTTTGGAAAAATATCACACGCCCGGGTTATGGGCCAATACGTGCTGCACGCATCCTTTGTGGAATGAGGCCCCAGAAGATTGCGCAATGCGGCGCATGAAAGAAGAACTGGCCATTGAAAATATTCAACTGATCTATCGGGATCGCATCGAATATCGTGCAGATGTGGGCAATGGCTTGATCGAGCATGAGGTTGTAGATTTGTTTATAACCCATGTGGATGCGCCGCCCCCGATGGCCGCAAACCCAGATGAGGTGATGGATCTGCGCTGGGTCGAATATCACGATCTTTTGGCAGAAGTTCAGCGCTGGCCCAGTCGGTTTACGCCCTGGCTGCGGATCTATCTAGATCAGCACTCGGATCGGATTTTTAGCCCCGATATGGTTCGGGCTATGGCCTAA
- a CDS encoding HAD family hydrolase, producing MRLAVWSGPRNLSTALMYAFANRVDFSAVDEPFYAAYLKLSGLKHPMVKEILASQAQDPAEVVKALLAPIGPPHRHMYHKHMTQHMIPEIPRDWMREVENVFLIRHPMRVVASFARKYENPTLADLGFLQQESLFEGLRAQGQTPLVIDSADILLNPERALRRLCAALELGFDPAMLSWPAGGMSCDGVWAAHWYGAVHRSTGFSAAEAEPLPDLPDHLKALADQAMPAYDTLAQFCLRP from the coding sequence ATGCGGCTTGCTGTCTGGTCGGGGCCACGCAACTTATCAACGGCGCTGATGTATGCGTTTGCTAATCGGGTAGATTTTTCGGCGGTGGATGAGCCGTTTTACGCCGCCTATTTGAAGTTGTCGGGTTTAAAGCATCCGATGGTTAAAGAAATTTTGGCCAGCCAGGCGCAAGATCCGGCAGAGGTGGTGAAAGCCTTGTTGGCGCCGATCGGCCCGCCGCATCGCCATATGTATCACAAGCATATGACCCAGCATATGATTCCGGAAATTCCCCGCGATTGGATGCGCGAGGTTGAGAATGTGTTTTTGATCCGGCACCCAATGCGCGTGGTGGCCAGCTTTGCGCGTAAATATGAAAATCCAACGCTGGCGGATCTAGGATTTTTACAACAAGAATCGTTGTTTGAGGGGCTTCGGGCGCAGGGTCAAACCCCTTTGGTGATCGATAGCGCCGATATTTTATTAAACCCAGAGCGCGCCTTGCGCCGCCTTTGCGCCGCGTTGGAGCTTGGCTTTGACCCTGCTATGCTAAGCTGGCCAGCGGGCGGTATGTCATGCGATGGGGTTTGGGCAGCGCATTGGTATGGGGCCGTGCATCGCTCAACTGGATTTAGCGCCGCAGAAGCAGAGCCTCTTCCGGATTTACCGGATCATTTGAAGGCGTTGGCCGATCAGGCCATGCCGGCCTATGATACATTGGCGCAATTTTGCCTTAGGCCATAG